From one Treponema denticola genomic stretch:
- a CDS encoding hemolysin family protein, which translates to MNEPPPQWFYILLLIVLLFLSMMFSSGETAFLSVNKLKIKYLREKKNKKAARVEKILKNKQKFLTTSLIGNSLVNILISVILTALMVELVGAKGLSIAVTAATIAILIFGEILPKSIALVFSEPIALKFSGFILFLIKVLAPLEWLFSGFTKFFLKFLGVKNLQSNEALTDEDLKDFFDVRQEHGDLRSEEKAVLEKILSYGDITVKNIMTPRPDIIGLTADVNPEEIIGLSHSSRFSRFPVYEEDIDEIIGIFYIKDFLFSEAAAKDFLQESKEKFDIKKYLRKPVLVFENTELSKLQEIFRKEKQNMVVVIDEYGGTLGIATLEDLNEEIFGNIADEYDTDDAAAEEPNLDNINDESTQNISQTILGSMRLSDLNENLGTSFSSEYYDTIGGLIMEKCGEVPQIGSTIKIENYNFTVIKTEGNRISELQVNIAGDEE; encoded by the coding sequence AACGAACCTCCTCCGCAATGGTTTTATATTTTACTTTTAATTGTTCTTCTTTTTTTATCGATGATGTTTTCATCGGGGGAAACAGCCTTTTTATCCGTAAATAAATTGAAAATAAAATATTTACGCGAAAAGAAAAATAAAAAGGCTGCAAGAGTCGAAAAAATTTTAAAAAATAAACAAAAGTTTTTAACAACTTCTCTGATAGGAAACAGTCTGGTAAATATTTTAATATCGGTAATATTAACGGCTTTAATGGTAGAGCTTGTTGGGGCTAAAGGGTTAAGCATTGCAGTAACGGCTGCAACTATTGCAATTTTAATTTTCGGAGAGATACTTCCTAAATCAATTGCTTTGGTTTTTTCCGAACCGATCGCCTTAAAATTTTCAGGCTTTATTTTGTTTTTAATTAAAGTGCTTGCCCCTCTTGAATGGCTCTTTTCGGGTTTTACAAAATTCTTTTTAAAATTTTTAGGCGTAAAAAACCTGCAATCGAATGAGGCCTTAACCGATGAAGACCTAAAAGATTTCTTTGATGTACGCCAAGAACATGGAGATCTTCGCTCGGAAGAAAAAGCCGTCCTCGAAAAAATATTAAGCTACGGCGATATAACCGTAAAAAATATTATGACGCCCAGACCCGATATAATAGGCCTTACAGCTGATGTAAACCCGGAAGAAATTATAGGGCTTTCTCACTCTTCACGATTTTCAAGGTTTCCGGTTTATGAAGAAGACATAGATGAAATTATCGGTATTTTTTATATTAAAGATTTTTTATTTTCGGAAGCGGCTGCAAAGGATTTCTTACAGGAGTCAAAAGAAAAATTCGATATAAAAAAATATTTACGCAAACCTGTTCTTGTTTTTGAAAATACCGAGCTTTCAAAGTTGCAGGAAATATTTAGAAAAGAAAAGCAGAATATGGTTGTGGTTATCGACGAATACGGCGGAACTTTAGGTATTGCAACTCTTGAAGACTTAAATGAAGAGATATTCGGGAACATAGCCGATGAATACGATACCGATGATGCCGCTGCAGAAGAACCCAATCTTGATAATATAAATGATGAATCAACTCAAAATATTAGTCAAACTATTTTAGGCAGCATGAGGCTGAGCGATTTAAATGAAAATCTGGGAACTTCATTTTCTTCCGAGTATTATGACACAATAGGCGGTCTTATTATGGAAAAATGCGGAGAGGTTCCGCAAATAGGTTCTACAATAAAAATAGAAAACTATAATTTTACGGTTATAAAAACCGAAGGAAACAGAATAAGCGAACTGCAAGTAAATATTGCGGGAGATGAAGAATGA